One window of Haemorhous mexicanus isolate bHaeMex1 chromosome 16, bHaeMex1.pri, whole genome shotgun sequence genomic DNA carries:
- the LOC132334546 gene encoding serine/threonine-protein kinase pim-1-like codes for MSYTQFAFPWISLESNAGEVPSSPSLSPHARSGHAPGPPPAPGGAAPSPAPGVPPRSRLRPALVVAIKRVPRERVRHWGELPDGTSAPLEIVLLAKVSTGFPGVVQLLEWLELPNDVLMVLERPERCQDLQRFIRARGFLPEEVAREVFRQVLEAVRHCTSCGVLHRDIKPENILVDLATGQAKLID; via the exons ATGAGCTACACCCAGTTTGCCTTCCCCTGGATTTCtctggaaagcaatgctggagag gtcccctcctctcccagcctctctcccCATGCCCGGTCGGGCcatgcccccggcccgcccccggccccgggcggggctgccccgtcCCCGGCCCCGGGCGTCCCGCCGCGGTCTCGCCTCCGGCCGGCTCTGGTC gtggccatcaaaagggTGCCACGGGAGCGCGTCCGGCActggggcgagctg cccgaTGGCACCAGCGCAcccctggagatcgtgctgctggccaaggtgtccactggcttccctggtgtggtccagctgctggagtggcttgaGCTCCCCAACGATGTcttgatggtgctggagcgcccggagcggtgtcaggacctgcAGCGTTTCATTCGGGCCCGGGGCTTCCTGCCCGAGGAGGTGGCGCGGGAGGtgttccgccaggtgctggaggctgtgcgacactgcaccagctgcggggtcctgcacagggacatcaaaccagagaacatcctggtagacctggccaccgggcaggccaaattgattgac